Proteins encoded within one genomic window of Pongo pygmaeus isolate AG05252 chromosome 4, NHGRI_mPonPyg2-v2.0_pri, whole genome shotgun sequence:
- the C4H5orf52 gene encoding uncharacterized protein C5orf52 homolog isoform X2 has protein sequence MTQPTRPLVTCDLGSSKIYGTAAQATTSSGATSDSKDRRDRFGHRPEIGVGGQPQICFPRPTSAQQPVLFSLMNSSEAAMKKSLPKSHLSRVIIHDNRIAQRIYEMEVSALEKTKKKISHYYEHLKKKFMTEQLRKLGRWREESVNIDRYLTFGIPRPV, from the exons ATGACACAGCCGACTAGGCCCTTGGTCACCTGTGACCTGGGATCCTCCAAGATCTACGGGACCGCCGCCCAGGCGACCACCAGTTCCGGCGCCACCTCGGATTCGAAAGACCGGCGCGATAGATTCGGCCACCGCCCAGAAATCGGCGTAGGGGGTCAGCCGCAGATCTGCTTTCCGCGGCCGACGTCCGCGCAGCAGCCGGTGCTGTTCAG CTTAATGAATTCCAGTGAAGCAGCGATGAAAAAATCTTTACCCAAGAGCCATTTATCTCGGGTGATTATTCATGATAACCGCATCGCACAACGAATCTATGAGATGGAG GTGAGCGCTTTAGAGAAGACCAAGAAAAAGATCAGCCACTACTATGAACACCTGAAAAAAAAGTTCATGACAGAGCAGCTCAGAAAGCTGGGGCGATGGAGAGAGGAATCCGTGAACATCGACCGGTACTTAACCTTCGGTATACCACGACCAGTTTAA
- the C4H5orf52 gene encoding uncharacterized protein C5orf52 homolog isoform X1 yields the protein MTQPTRPLVTCDLGSSKIYGTAAQATTSSGATSDSKDRRDRFGHRPEIGVGGQPQICFPRPTSAQQPVLFSLALRIPWSPNSLAPESQENLESPSPVDIFSESVPARQSPRHDIVWPQRPRGLMNSSEAAMKKSLPKSHLSRVIIHDNRIAQRIYEMEVSALEKTKKKISHYYEHLKKKFMTEQLRKLGRWREESVNIDRYLTFGIPRPV from the exons ATGACACAGCCGACTAGGCCCTTGGTCACCTGTGACCTGGGATCCTCCAAGATCTACGGGACCGCCGCCCAGGCGACCACCAGTTCCGGCGCCACCTCGGATTCGAAAGACCGGCGCGATAGATTCGGCCACCGCCCAGAAATCGGCGTAGGGGGTCAGCCGCAGATCTGCTTTCCGCGGCCGACGTCCGCGCAGCAGCCGGTGCTGTTCAG TCTAGCTCTTCGGATTCCCTGGAGCCCGAACTCCCTCGCCCCGGAATCCCAGGAGAACCTGGAATCCCCATCTCCAGTCGACATTTTCTCAGAATCGGTCCCGGCCCGTCAGTCCCCCAGGCATGACATCGTGTGGCCGCAGCGCCCTAGGGG CTTAATGAATTCCAGTGAAGCAGCGATGAAAAAATCTTTACCCAAGAGCCATTTATCTCGGGTGATTATTCATGATAACCGCATCGCACAACGAATCTATGAGATGGAG GTGAGCGCTTTAGAGAAGACCAAGAAAAAGATCAGCCACTACTATGAACACCTGAAAAAAAAGTTCATGACAGAGCAGCTCAGAAAGCTGGGGCGATGGAGAGAGGAATCCGTGAACATCGACCGGTACTTAACCTTCGGTATACCACGACCAGTTTAA